The following are from one region of the Endozoicomonas sp. 4G genome:
- a CDS encoding DegQ family serine endoprotease — protein sequence MNRVNLLFRNFIYFLSLSLLSVQMVQARELPNFTRLFEEASPAVVNISTLSTPKQSRAQIYGPGGEELPEIFRRYFGLPMPEAPSGKPRPMSLGSGFIISKDGYILTNNHVVEGAEKIIVRLHDRSEKVAELIGADKRSDLALLKIESEGNLPVVKMGDSDDVKPGQWVAAIGSPFNFEYSITKGIVSALDRSLPSDAYVPFIQSDVPINPGNSGGPLFNMKGEVIGINSQIFTRSGGFMGLSFAIPSDHVQWAVEQLKEKGYVTRGWLGVAIQEVDRDLAESFGLKKPMGALITQVVPGGPADNVKLHPGDIITRVDGREIMRSSALPMAIGVIEPGDKATLELIREGKRQTVSVEVGELPDEQGPHSERPLGPNMKKNRLGIQVEGLNDDNRNKLRLDEEIKGVVVTGEVTGVGRSIGLRQGDIITNLNNIRLESVKDFDKVVADLPEDRSVSMRVVRGGQSAFITFRLTD from the coding sequence ATGAACAGGGTCAACCTTCTCTTCAGGAACTTTATTTATTTTCTGAGTCTTTCACTGCTTTCGGTACAAATGGTTCAGGCCAGGGAGTTACCGAATTTTACCCGATTATTTGAAGAAGCCTCCCCTGCTGTCGTTAATATCAGTACCCTATCGACACCAAAACAGAGTCGTGCACAGATTTATGGTCCCGGTGGTGAAGAACTGCCCGAGATATTCCGTCGCTACTTTGGTTTGCCCATGCCTGAAGCTCCTTCAGGTAAGCCGCGGCCAATGTCCCTGGGTTCCGGATTTATCATCTCTAAGGATGGTTATATTCTCACCAACAATCATGTGGTGGAAGGCGCAGAAAAAATCATTGTCAGACTGCATGATCGCAGTGAAAAAGTGGCTGAGCTGATTGGTGCCGACAAACGCTCTGACCTGGCGTTACTTAAAATCGAGAGTGAGGGCAATTTGCCTGTAGTCAAGATGGGTGACTCTGATGATGTTAAGCCGGGTCAGTGGGTAGCCGCTATCGGTTCTCCGTTTAACTTTGAGTACTCCATCACCAAAGGTATTGTCAGTGCTCTTGACAGAAGTCTGCCCAGCGATGCCTACGTTCCATTCATCCAGTCAGATGTGCCCATCAATCCTGGTAATTCCGGTGGGCCGCTGTTTAACATGAAGGGCGAAGTCATTGGTATCAATTCCCAGATATTTACCCGCTCCGGTGGTTTCATGGGATTGTCTTTCGCCATTCCTTCTGACCATGTTCAATGGGCTGTGGAACAACTTAAAGAAAAAGGTTACGTCACTCGTGGCTGGCTCGGCGTGGCTATTCAAGAGGTGGATCGTGACCTGGCAGAGTCCTTTGGTCTTAAAAAGCCAATGGGGGCCCTGATCACTCAGGTTGTCCCCGGTGGTCCTGCTGACAACGTCAAGCTGCATCCCGGCGATATCATTACCCGTGTCGATGGTCGCGAGATCATGAGGTCCAGTGCTCTACCCATGGCTATCGGTGTTATCGAGCCCGGCGACAAAGCGACTCTGGAACTGATTCGTGAAGGCAAGAGACAAACCGTCAGCGTCGAAGTGGGTGAGCTGCCCGATGAGCAGGGGCCGCATTCAGAGCGTCCTCTGGGTCCGAATATGAAAAAGAACCGCCTGGGCATCCAGGTTGAAGGCCTGAATGACGACAATCGCAACAAGTTGCGTCTTGACGAGGAGATTAAAGGCGTCGTGGTGACTGGTGAGGTGACAGGTGTGGGTCGATCCATTGGTCTTCGTCAGGGCGACATTATCACAAACCTGAACAACATCCGTCTTGAATCTGTTAAGGATTTCGACAAAGTGGTAGCTGACCTTCCCGAGGATCGCTCGGTTTCCATGAGAGTGGTTCGTGGTGGGCAATCCGCCTTTATTACCTTCCGGCTGACTGACTGA
- a CDS encoding SoxR reducing system RseC family protein yields MIEEEGRVVAVEQGAVWVETTRKSTCSSCTARNGCGQNLLEKYRASKQQSYIRATNDFFIEESDRVVIGIPESALMRASLLVYLLPLSGMMGSLWLATAVGWNDFFTALSAMAGLAVGFIPVRRLSRSTSDMCRVRVIRVLPRKVVGHELITNSQSWSA; encoded by the coding sequence ATGATTGAGGAAGAAGGTAGAGTTGTGGCTGTTGAGCAGGGAGCTGTCTGGGTAGAAACCACTCGCAAAAGCACCTGTTCAAGCTGCACTGCACGTAATGGGTGTGGCCAGAATTTGCTGGAGAAGTATCGAGCCAGTAAGCAACAGTCGTATATCCGGGCGACCAATGATTTCTTCATTGAAGAGAGTGATCGGGTCGTCATAGGCATACCGGAAAGTGCCCTGATGAGAGCCTCGCTTCTGGTTTATCTATTGCCGCTGTCTGGCATGATGGGATCGCTCTGGCTGGCCACTGCTGTTGGCTGGAATGATTTTTTTACTGCCTTGTCTGCTATGGCGGGCCTTGCTGTCGGGTTTATTCCTGTGCGCAGGCTGAGCCGGTCAACCAGCGACATGTGTCGCGTTAGAGTAATAAGGGTACTACCCCGCAAAGTGGTCGGACATGAACTCATAACAAACAGTCAGTCCTGGTCCGCATAA
- a CDS encoding MucB/RseB C-terminal domain-containing protein has product MKGIRLNRERLLPLLLVLLPALGAHAFPVDPSSKSARQSQELAGQSSKPADTPEKWLETMVQATQNLTYRGHFVYQQGANLETLAVTHTLQKVGDKSEELESIIYLDGSPREMIRQGSKITFASAGKEPARFEHESLVPMVGRFTSGNFGKHYKLKPAALDRIAGREAVQLLVVPTDRFRYGYQLWLDRRTGLLLKSVMVDSEGRIIERMQFTSLEFPGELTSKELARLKRKLPESADKNVVKLNSKSVPEKAEWGWEAGWIPEGFSPRGHSKRSSVVSNQKVDILNFSDGLASFSVFVEPDETRVLSQATEQIGSMAAVSKVFRNGEKYFHATVLGEIPLGAAERIAVSVRPREQSQKADK; this is encoded by the coding sequence ATGAAAGGAATTCGATTGAACAGGGAGCGCTTACTGCCATTGTTACTGGTTTTATTGCCAGCACTGGGGGCTCACGCTTTTCCTGTCGACCCGTCATCAAAATCTGCCCGGCAGTCACAAGAGCTTGCCGGGCAGTCATCCAAACCTGCCGACACGCCTGAAAAATGGTTGGAAACCATGGTTCAGGCCACTCAAAATCTTACCTATCGTGGACACTTTGTTTACCAACAGGGTGCTAATCTAGAAACCCTGGCAGTCACGCATACGCTTCAGAAAGTAGGTGATAAGTCAGAAGAACTGGAAAGTATTATTTACCTCGATGGATCGCCCAGAGAAATGATTCGCCAGGGCAGCAAAATTACTTTTGCCAGCGCTGGGAAGGAACCTGCAAGGTTTGAACATGAGTCTCTGGTTCCTATGGTGGGGCGTTTTACTTCCGGTAATTTTGGCAAACATTACAAACTGAAGCCTGCCGCTCTGGATCGGATTGCGGGACGGGAAGCGGTTCAGCTATTGGTAGTGCCAACGGATCGTTTCCGTTACGGCTATCAATTGTGGTTGGATCGCCGAACCGGCCTGCTGCTCAAATCCGTGATGGTGGACAGTGAAGGCAGGATCATTGAGAGAATGCAGTTCACCAGTCTTGAGTTTCCAGGAGAGTTGACCTCGAAAGAGTTGGCGCGATTAAAGCGGAAGCTGCCTGAGTCAGCGGATAAGAATGTGGTGAAACTGAACAGCAAATCTGTCCCTGAAAAGGCCGAATGGGGCTGGGAAGCAGGCTGGATACCCGAAGGTTTTTCACCTCGTGGTCACAGCAAGAGAAGCTCAGTCGTCAGTAATCAGAAGGTCGATATTTTAAATTTTTCTGATGGGCTGGCCAGTTTTTCAGTATTTGTTGAGCCGGACGAAACCCGGGTATTGAGTCAGGCTACCGAACAGATCGGTTCCATGGCGGCAGTATCCAAAGTCTTTCGTAACGGTGAAAAGTACTTTCATGCCACTGTCCTGGGTGAAATTCCGCTGGGTGCGGCGGAGAGAATAGCCGTTTCAGTTCGCCCCAGGGAGCAGAGCCAGAAGGCAGATAAATGA
- a CDS encoding sigma-E factor negative regulatory protein, giving the protein MSEKASHNHARERLHESLSATMDGEAEEFELRRVLDNIDGDEDLRSKARRYQMVGDALRRETNEFMNVDLSTGIRKQLEAEAPHSIAEGASVSSHGVLKVVDHWWSKAGRVAVAASVAAAVLLGVESYHASREAPPLVTSLTDQTTLSQPVQVAQNGYGAAGIQAGYSSRQHNTITPEQLAQAQSVADRAIKERFRAYALQHAEMSAMNSGQGILPFARLTTFESQ; this is encoded by the coding sequence ATGAGTGAGAAAGCATCTCACAATCATGCCCGGGAAAGGTTACATGAGTCACTGTCCGCAACAATGGATGGTGAGGCCGAGGAGTTTGAACTTCGTCGAGTGCTCGATAATATCGATGGCGATGAAGACCTACGGAGCAAAGCCCGCAGATACCAGATGGTGGGTGATGCGTTACGTCGCGAAACCAACGAATTTATGAATGTCGACCTGTCGACGGGTATCCGGAAGCAGTTGGAAGCTGAAGCACCTCATTCCATTGCGGAAGGAGCCTCTGTTTCCAGTCATGGGGTTTTGAAGGTTGTTGATCATTGGTGGTCTAAAGCCGGGCGAGTGGCGGTCGCTGCTTCTGTTGCAGCGGCTGTGTTGTTAGGTGTAGAAAGTTACCATGCCTCTCGGGAAGCTCCGCCTCTGGTGACATCGCTAACTGATCAGACGACATTGTCTCAGCCTGTTCAGGTTGCTCAGAATGGTTATGGTGCTGCTGGTATTCAGGCGGGATACAGTTCTCGTCAGCATAACACTATTACTCCGGAGCAGCTCGCTCAGGCACAGAGCGTAGCCGACAGGGCCATCAAAGAACGTTTCAGGGCTTACGCACTTCAGCACGCTGAAATGAGTGCCATGAACTCAGGACAGGGAATTCTCCCTTTTGCACGCTTGACCACTTTTGAATCACAATGA
- the rpoE gene encoding RNA polymerase sigma factor RpoE codes for MVEHPQADQQLVKRVQKGDKAAFDMLVLKYQHRLLGLVGSYISDYQEVQDVAQEAFVKAYRAIDKFRGDSSFYTWLYRIAVNTAKNYLVSKGRKIPESDIDVHDADFLDSAASLRVVDTPERNLYRDEIEQVIHDVIRRLPDELRTAVMLREFDGLSYDEIANVMDCPVGTVRSRIFRAREAIDKEVEPLLSRG; via the coding sequence ATGGTAGAACATCCGCAGGCGGATCAGCAGCTCGTTAAGCGTGTACAGAAAGGTGATAAAGCGGCTTTTGATATGCTGGTGCTCAAATATCAGCATCGGTTGCTGGGGTTGGTGGGCAGTTATATCTCTGACTATCAGGAAGTGCAGGATGTAGCTCAGGAAGCTTTTGTTAAGGCTTACCGGGCCATAGACAAGTTTCGCGGCGACAGTTCCTTTTATACCTGGTTGTATCGGATTGCCGTCAATACTGCCAAGAACTATCTGGTTTCCAAGGGGCGAAAAATCCCTGAGTCTGACATTGATGTTCATGATGCCGATTTTCTGGATAGTGCCGCGTCACTGCGGGTGGTCGATACCCCTGAGCGTAATCTTTACCGGGATGAGATTGAGCAGGTGATTCATGATGTGATCCGACGTTTACCCGATGAGTTACGAACTGCTGTAATGCTGAGAGAGTTTGATGGTCTCAGTTACGACGAAATTGCCAATGTTATGGATTGCCCTGTGGGTACCGTAAGATCAAGAATCTTCCGGGCCAGAGAGGCGATTGATAAGGAAGTCGAACCGCTTTTGAGTCGAGGCTGA
- the nadB gene encoding L-aspartate oxidase, whose protein sequence is MHPTLDYDVVIIGSGAAGLTLALHLNNQLRIAILSKGELMAGSSAGAQGGVAAVLDTQQDSLDKHIQDTLAAGAGLCRESTVRHVVEQGNASIQWLIDQGVPFTLEQENKKNFDFHLTREGGHSARRIIHAADATGRAISETLIAKARKQTNIDLYEHHLAIDVVSTNKLGLDEQRCVGVYVLDILSDQVKLFRGRAQAIASGGASKAYLFTSNSDGASGDGIAMAWRAGCRVANLEFNQFHPTCLFHPKAKSFLISEAVRGEGGLLVRSDGTRFMDDYDHRGELAPRDIVARAIDHEMKKLGADCLFLDISHKPRDFITSHFPNIYERCLEYGIDMTREPLPIVPAAHYTCGGVLVNQSGQTDLPGLYAIGECSFTGLHGANRLASNSLLECFVSARSCAEDINRTIADQPPCPDIPEWDDSLVSDSDENVVISHNWDELRRFMWDYVGIVRTTKRLLRARNRSKLLQHEIHDFYSNFKVSNDLIELRNLSQVAELIIDCALSRQESRGLHFNLDFPFTLEHSRETILIPENFVPESAITF, encoded by the coding sequence ATGCATCCAACACTTGACTATGACGTAGTAATCATTGGCAGTGGCGCAGCAGGGCTGACACTGGCACTCCATCTGAACAACCAGCTGCGAATCGCCATTCTCAGCAAGGGCGAGTTAATGGCCGGCTCTTCAGCTGGCGCCCAGGGTGGTGTCGCAGCGGTTCTGGACACACAGCAGGACAGCCTGGACAAACACATACAAGATACACTCGCGGCGGGTGCGGGACTCTGCCGGGAGTCTACTGTCAGACATGTTGTAGAACAGGGTAATGCCAGCATTCAGTGGCTGATTGACCAGGGTGTTCCCTTTACCCTTGAACAGGAAAACAAAAAGAATTTTGACTTTCACCTGACTCGGGAAGGCGGCCATAGCGCCAGAAGAATCATTCATGCCGCCGATGCGACCGGCAGGGCCATTTCAGAAACCCTGATCGCCAAAGCCAGAAAGCAGACCAACATTGACCTTTATGAACATCATCTGGCCATCGATGTCGTTTCTACCAACAAACTGGGACTGGATGAACAAAGATGCGTGGGCGTCTATGTACTAGATATCCTTTCAGACCAGGTAAAACTGTTCCGTGGACGTGCACAGGCTATTGCCAGCGGCGGTGCCAGCAAAGCCTATCTTTTTACCAGCAATAGCGATGGTGCCAGCGGAGATGGTATTGCCATGGCCTGGCGAGCAGGCTGTCGGGTTGCCAATCTGGAGTTCAACCAATTCCATCCTACCTGCCTGTTCCATCCCAAGGCCAAGTCTTTCCTGATATCAGAAGCAGTCCGGGGAGAAGGTGGTTTGCTGGTGCGCTCTGACGGCACCCGTTTCATGGACGACTACGACCACCGTGGTGAACTCGCCCCCCGGGATATTGTTGCCAGGGCCATAGATCATGAAATGAAGAAGCTGGGAGCAGACTGCCTGTTTCTGGATATCAGTCACAAGCCACGGGACTTCATCACGTCGCACTTCCCGAATATTTATGAGCGGTGCCTGGAATACGGGATTGATATGACCCGCGAACCACTCCCTATTGTTCCGGCAGCCCACTATACCTGCGGTGGTGTTTTGGTCAACCAGAGCGGTCAAACCGATCTCCCCGGGCTTTACGCCATCGGAGAATGCTCATTTACCGGCCTGCATGGTGCCAACCGTCTGGCCAGCAACTCACTGCTGGAATGCTTTGTCAGTGCCAGAAGCTGCGCTGAAGACATCAACCGCACCATTGCTGACCAACCACCCTGCCCTGACATTCCAGAATGGGACGACAGCCTGGTTAGCGACTCTGATGAAAATGTTGTCATCTCACACAACTGGGATGAACTCAGACGCTTCATGTGGGACTACGTAGGTATTGTCAGAACCACTAAACGCCTGCTAAGAGCCAGAAACCGCTCCAAACTTCTACAGCATGAAATCCATGATTTTTACAGCAACTTCAAGGTCAGCAATGACTTGATTGAATTGAGAAACCTGTCTCAGGTGGCAGAACTGATTATCGATTGTGCCCTCTCCCGGCAGGAGTCCCGAGGGCTGCATTTCAATCTGGACTTTCCATTCACACTGGAGCACAGCAGGGAAACCATTCTGATACCGGAAAACTTTGTACCGGAAAGCGCCATCACGTTTTGA
- a CDS encoding MFS transporter — MALPQRKVVAITSLGGLLEAYDFTVYAHMAAYISLVFFPASDTTSSLINTFVTFAFGYISRPLGAIAFSHWGDRYSRKASFTVTILLMAVSTLLIGLLPGYAQWGLLAPVLLAVFRFFQGFSFAGELSGAFTYLYEIVPARTQGFAVSILGAATLAGTLLGVSLHGVLIHLLTMEQMVDWGWRVPFLLGGSLGAVSYIVRRRFVEPEAFRVLVARGEVEKLPLRTLLTQYRSQIFTGLLLVMPVLIAVTVLVLFIPGYLTRLLDYSAREVALANGLSMFAGVPVCLLMGWLSDRLDRRYLMLGSSFLIFVTAWPLFHWYASGNANLLVTALTGAILWGSIDGISLLLLVSAFPTGIRFTGMACVYNVAATVFAGFGPVISMGLIRVTQLQAAPALYLMIGGLAGCLGALLISSEQRRNHAPALGA, encoded by the coding sequence ATGGCTTTGCCCCAAAGAAAAGTAGTAGCGATTACATCCCTGGGTGGACTCCTCGAAGCCTACGACTTCACCGTTTATGCGCACATGGCGGCTTACATTTCTCTGGTTTTCTTTCCTGCCTCTGATACCACCAGTTCACTCATCAATACCTTTGTCACATTTGCATTTGGGTATATTTCCAGACCGCTTGGCGCTATTGCCTTCAGTCACTGGGGGGATCGCTATAGCCGTAAAGCCAGTTTTACAGTCACCATTCTGCTAATGGCTGTCTCAACATTATTGATTGGCTTGCTACCCGGTTACGCTCAGTGGGGTCTGCTGGCACCGGTTCTGCTGGCTGTTTTCCGGTTTTTTCAGGGGTTTTCATTTGCCGGTGAGTTGTCTGGTGCTTTTACTTATCTCTATGAAATCGTCCCTGCCCGAACACAGGGCTTTGCTGTCAGTATCCTGGGGGCGGCGACTCTGGCCGGAACTCTGCTGGGGGTCAGCCTGCATGGGGTTCTGATACATCTGTTGACGATGGAGCAGATGGTTGATTGGGGTTGGCGGGTGCCCTTCTTACTGGGAGGATCTCTAGGGGCTGTCAGTTATATCGTCAGAAGACGTTTTGTTGAGCCGGAAGCTTTCAGAGTGCTGGTGGCGCGTGGTGAAGTCGAGAAACTGCCTTTGCGCACCCTGTTAACACAATACAGGTCACAAATTTTTACCGGGTTGCTGCTGGTTATGCCAGTGTTGATCGCTGTGACAGTGTTGGTTTTGTTTATCCCTGGCTATCTGACACGATTGCTCGACTATTCGGCCCGGGAGGTGGCATTGGCCAACGGGCTCAGCATGTTTGCCGGAGTGCCTGTGTGCCTGCTTATGGGCTGGCTGTCTGATCGTCTGGACAGGCGCTACCTGATGCTGGGATCATCCTTTCTGATTTTTGTGACGGCCTGGCCACTTTTTCATTGGTACGCTTCTGGCAACGCGAATCTGTTGGTGACGGCTCTCACAGGAGCCATCCTTTGGGGGAGTATCGATGGTATTTCCCTTTTGCTACTGGTATCGGCCTTTCCAACAGGCATTCGTTTTACCGGAATGGCTTGTGTTTACAATGTAGCGGCCACGGTTTTTGCTGGCTTTGGCCCGGTTATCTCAATGGGTTTGATTCGAGTTACGCAGTTGCAGGCCGCTCCTGCATTGTATCTGATGATCGGTGGCCTGGCAGGTTGTCTGGGGGCTTTGCTGATATCCTCAGAACAGCGAAGAAATCATGCACCAGCCCTAGGAGCCTGA
- a CDS encoding helix-turn-helix transcriptional regulator, giving the protein MNIWVKFALSYKNGLGYLAVVGRSKLGEFSHTDCDNKMTCIDSVPSVPELSSDFMHFMTHDRVQAWGVHDCHARAFYMNEHSLWLYGLPQHYKICGKRFTDIPAPIFARCSEQIVEQNNICIREKKEITVLNVHPGGSGWFAYVSRKKPHYNSLQQVDGVLSHGYSVTQSWMKAAMNIRCLMKLDGRARGQSSFRIGAMPSLSPRESEVLFFLICNQQIKQIAGILSLSENTIRSHIEHLKKKFGVHSITQLIEAAISVGCHDFLPPTLRLRQLSMIMTN; this is encoded by the coding sequence ATGAACATTTGGGTTAAGTTTGCCTTGAGTTATAAGAATGGACTGGGATATTTGGCCGTGGTGGGCAGGAGCAAACTTGGTGAATTTAGTCATACCGATTGCGATAACAAGATGACCTGTATTGATAGTGTACCCTCTGTGCCAGAGCTCTCCAGTGACTTTATGCACTTTATGACACACGACCGGGTTCAGGCCTGGGGTGTGCACGATTGCCACGCCAGAGCGTTTTATATGAATGAGCACTCTCTCTGGCTGTACGGTCTTCCACAACACTATAAAATCTGTGGCAAGCGGTTTACAGACATTCCAGCGCCTATATTCGCTCGTTGTTCTGAACAGATTGTTGAGCAGAACAACATTTGTATCAGGGAAAAAAAAGAAATTACTGTCCTGAACGTGCATCCGGGGGGGAGTGGCTGGTTTGCCTACGTTTCCAGGAAGAAACCTCATTACAACAGTCTGCAACAGGTAGATGGGGTGCTGAGTCACGGCTATTCAGTGACACAGTCATGGATGAAAGCGGCCATGAATATCCGCTGCCTGATGAAGCTGGATGGTCGGGCCAGGGGTCAGTCCTCATTCCGGATAGGGGCGATGCCGAGCCTGAGCCCCAGGGAGTCAGAGGTATTGTTTTTCCTGATTTGTAATCAACAGATTAAGCAGATTGCAGGCATTCTGTCGCTGTCTGAAAACACCATCCGGTCACACATTGAGCATTTGAAGAAAAAGTTTGGTGTGCACTCTATCACCCAGTTGATAGAGGCGGCTATTTCAGTGGGTTGTCACGACTTCCTTCCTCCCACCTTACGTCTCAGGCAGCTGTCTATGATCATGACGAACTGA
- a CDS encoding transposase: MELRKATYKLYPTKQQAEALNHALRLHCEFYNAALQERIEAYRKCRISIKNKDQQPQIKVIREEIPEFATLNYSSLQVTLRRLDKAFSVFFRRVNSGEKEPGFPRFKSHKRYPGIGFSSHGDGWRFTPGEDWKHGRLRLTGVGHIRCRGKARVAGKIKSMELLHRRGEWLISLTMECNGVLREPTSGKACGLDWGVNKLLSVATESDGYQVDNPRWFQQEREKLKALKQAVSRKKKGSNRWKKACKKLSTHHRKAANRRNHEHHQLSAQVASQYALVATEKLQVKNMTGSAKGTSEKPGKNVKQKAGLNREILDTAPATLLAMIAYKVKETGGLFIETPTRKLKPSQRCPVCWSVKKKTLKERVHQCEVCGCNEDRDIAAARVNLIWALNELGSETGLHRACSVKPPPSL, from the coding sequence ATGGAACTACGCAAAGCAACTTACAAACTATATCCCACAAAGCAGCAGGCCGAAGCCCTGAATCACGCTTTGCGGTTGCATTGTGAGTTTTATAATGCAGCACTTCAGGAGCGAATAGAGGCATACCGGAAGTGCCGTATATCCATTAAGAACAAAGACCAGCAACCGCAGATCAAGGTGATTCGTGAAGAAATACCGGAGTTTGCAACACTCAATTACAGCAGCCTTCAGGTCACTCTAAGACGACTGGATAAAGCTTTCTCAGTCTTCTTTCGTCGTGTCAACTCAGGTGAAAAAGAACCAGGGTTCCCCCGCTTCAAATCCCACAAGCGTTATCCGGGCATCGGCTTTAGCTCGCACGGTGATGGTTGGCGGTTCACTCCTGGAGAGGATTGGAAGCATGGACGATTGAGACTGACGGGTGTTGGTCACATACGTTGTCGCGGCAAAGCCAGAGTTGCAGGCAAGATTAAAAGCATGGAGCTTTTGCATCGTCGGGGAGAGTGGCTTATCAGCCTCACGATGGAATGCAATGGTGTATTAAGAGAACCGACTAGTGGTAAGGCTTGCGGCCTTGACTGGGGAGTAAACAAGCTTCTCAGCGTTGCAACAGAATCCGACGGTTATCAGGTTGATAATCCCCGTTGGTTTCAGCAGGAAAGAGAAAAACTAAAGGCTCTGAAGCAAGCGGTCAGCAGAAAGAAAAAAGGCTCGAACCGATGGAAGAAAGCCTGCAAGAAGCTGTCCACTCATCACCGGAAAGCAGCTAACCGGCGCAACCATGAACATCATCAATTATCGGCTCAAGTAGCCTCGCAATACGCTCTTGTAGCGACTGAGAAATTGCAGGTCAAGAATATGACCGGCAGTGCAAAAGGTACATCAGAGAAGCCCGGGAAAAACGTAAAACAGAAAGCAGGTTTAAACCGTGAGATTTTAGACACTGCGCCAGCGACCTTGCTGGCTATGATCGCCTACAAAGTGAAGGAAACTGGTGGGCTATTCATAGAGACACCTACAAGGAAACTTAAACCCTCGCAGCGTTGCCCTGTATGCTGGTCAGTGAAGAAAAAGACACTGAAAGAACGGGTGCATCAATGCGAAGTCTGTGGTTGCAATGAAGATCGGGATATTGCTGCCGCACGGGTTAATTTAATCTGGGCGTTAAATGAGTTGGGGTCGGAAACCGGCCTACACAGAGCTTGCTCTGTAAAACCACCACCAAGTCTTTAG